In the Pseudanabaena sp. PCC 7367 genome, one interval contains:
- the zds gene encoding 9,9'-di-cis-zeta-carotene desaturase: MRAAIIGAGLAGLSTAVELCDRGYAVEIFESRPFVGGKVGSWIDQDGNHIEMGLHVFFGCYYNLFSLMQKVGAFEHLLRKEHTHTFINRGGRTGELDFRNFGGAPFHGLKAFFTTSQLSLKDKLQNAIALGTSPIVRALVDPKGALDDIHKLDHISFADWFRSHGGSQASIEQMWNAIAYGLGFIDCENISARCMLTIFQFFATRTEASVLRMLEGSPQEFLHNPIVKYIESKGGKIHLRQGIREILFEGEGDATSVTGLVVGKEDSEEIITADTYICATDVPGVKRLLPEKWRQWDQFANIYKLAAVPVVTVQLRFDGWVSDLDNLLYAVGVDFSTFADLAVTSPTDYYKEGEGSLLQLVLTPGDPFIKESNEAIVEHVLAQVHEVLPNSRDLNVLWSSVVKLAKSLYREAPGMDVYRPDQKTPIANFFLAGSYTMQDYIDSMEGATISGRRCAGAVLGESKVVPTWPQIGI, from the coding sequence ATGCGAGCAGCAATCATCGGTGCAGGTTTGGCAGGTTTGAGCACAGCAGTAGAACTGTGCGATCGTGGCTATGCAGTAGAAATTTTTGAGTCGCGCCCATTTGTTGGCGGTAAGGTGGGAAGCTGGATTGACCAAGACGGCAACCATATTGAGATGGGTTTGCATGTCTTTTTTGGCTGCTACTATAACCTGTTCAGCCTGATGCAGAAGGTGGGAGCGTTTGAGCATCTGCTCCGTAAAGAACATACCCACACCTTTATCAATCGTGGCGGCAGAACTGGTGAGCTGGATTTTCGCAACTTTGGCGGCGCTCCTTTTCATGGCCTGAAGGCGTTTTTCACCACCTCGCAACTTTCGCTCAAGGACAAGCTCCAGAATGCGATCGCCCTGGGCACCAGCCCGATCGTCCGGGCTCTGGTTGATCCCAAGGGGGCACTCGATGATATTCACAAACTAGATCATATTAGCTTTGCCGATTGGTTCCGCTCCCACGGTGGCTCCCAGGCTAGCATTGAGCAAATGTGGAATGCGATCGCCTACGGCCTAGGATTCATCGATTGTGAAAATATTTCTGCTCGCTGTATGCTCACCATCTTTCAGTTTTTTGCTACCCGCACCGAGGCATCGGTATTACGGATGTTGGAGGGATCGCCGCAGGAATTTTTACACAATCCGATCGTTAAATATATTGAGTCCAAGGGTGGCAAGATTCATTTGCGTCAGGGCATCCGTGAGATTCTATTTGAAGGCGAGGGGGATGCTACCAGCGTGACTGGCCTGGTGGTTGGCAAAGAAGACAGCGAGGAAATCATTACCGCCGATACCTATATTTGTGCCACCGATGTGCCTGGGGTGAAGCGATTGCTACCGGAAAAGTGGCGGCAGTGGGATCAATTTGCCAACATCTATAAATTAGCAGCGGTACCAGTTGTCACAGTACAACTGCGGTTTGATGGCTGGGTCAGCGATCTCGACAATTTGCTCTATGCCGTGGGCGTAGATTTTTCCACCTTTGCCGATCTAGCCGTAACCAGCCCCACTGATTATTATAAAGAAGGTGAAGGCTCATTGTTGCAGTTGGTGCTCACCCCTGGCGATCCATTTATTAAAGAAAGTAATGAGGCGATCGTAGAACATGTTTTGGCGCAGGTGCATGAGGTACTGCCCAATTCCCGCGACTTGAATGTACTCTGGTCTAGTGTGGTGAAGCTGGCAAAATCGCTCTATCGGGAAGCACCAGGTATGGATGTCTATCGCCCCGACCAAAAAACACCGATCGCTAATTTCTTCTTGGCCGGTAGCTACACCATGCAGGATTACATTGATAGTATGGAGGGAGCCACGATCTCTGGACGGCGCTGTGCTGGCGCGGTTTTGGGTGAAAGCAAGGTAGTTCCCACCTGGCCACAGATTGGCATTTAA
- the queD gene encoding 6-carboxytetrahydropterin synthase QueD, with translation MPEWIVYKEFRFEAAHLLPDHDGKCRRLHGHSWVCLVYVKVGQLIADGPKQGMAIDFADIKKYMQPILDNYLDHYYLNETLGLENPTCEAIARWLYEQLEQAKLPGLHAVEIKETCTSGVWYSADGSLMLPS, from the coding sequence GTGCCTGAATGGATTGTGTATAAAGAGTTTCGGTTTGAAGCTGCCCATCTGCTGCCCGATCATGATGGCAAATGTCGGCGGTTGCATGGGCATAGCTGGGTTTGTCTGGTCTATGTCAAGGTTGGTCAGTTAATTGCCGATGGTCCTAAGCAGGGCATGGCGATCGACTTTGCCGACATCAAAAAATATATGCAGCCAATCCTGGATAACTACTTGGATCACTACTACCTCAATGAGACTCTGGGCTTAGAGAATCCTACCTGTGAGGCGATCGCCCGCTGGCTCTATGAACAGCTTGAGCAAGCTAAGCTACCGGGTCTCCATGCCGTGGAAATCAAAGAAACTTGCACCTCAGGGGTTTGGTATAGTGCCGATGGGAGCTTAATGTTGCCGAGCTGA
- a CDS encoding molybdenum cofactor biosynthesis protein MoaE, with amino-acid sequence MDAPPDSFLLTHEPLDLAIAYAAADAAQNGAVVLMSGMVRNQTGDRQVNYLDYQAYAPMALRVFAQIATEIRNRYPAITRVVIHHRLGKLTVGEISVIIAVGSPHRAEAFDACQSAIDTLKDHAPIWKKEHWRDGASTWVNIEKIGQSMM; translated from the coding sequence ATGGATGCTCCACCCGATAGTTTCCTGCTCACCCATGAACCCTTGGATTTGGCGATCGCCTATGCCGCTGCCGATGCTGCCCAAAATGGCGCAGTGGTGCTGATGAGTGGCATGGTGCGTAACCAAACCGGCGACCGGCAGGTTAACTATTTAGATTATCAAGCCTATGCACCAATGGCATTGCGGGTATTTGCTCAGATTGCCACTGAAATTCGCAACCGTTATCCAGCGATCACCAGGGTAGTGATTCATCATCGTTTGGGCAAACTAACCGTAGGCGAAATTAGCGTGATCATCGCGGTGGGATCACCACACCGAGCAGAAGCCTTTGATGCTTGCCAGAGTGCGATCGATACGCTCAAGGATCATGCGCCGATCTGGAAAAAAGAACATTGGCGCGATGGCGCTAGCACCTGGGTCAACATTGAAAAGATTGGTCAGTCAATGATGTAA
- a CDS encoding GNAT family N-acetyltransferase, translated as MQKQSIEKAGFNIRNLRPSDIASLSKILASSFYLEPNRANGFAPVVRWLYPFICWGIAADLLSRLSDYKFRHVCLVATCAGYSERDDRSPVVDHERSKPQDCANYAPPNYKPHQPSYYPNLNQKLTHNLNTNFAPSSQLWLSKSFNQARSGTDRSHHASTPANEAIATVELGLQKISLPAHKFNLFKHQKQYPYISNLAVHPGWRRRGMAQALLRSTEQFAIRWGHRQIFLHVLENNLPARSLYHQLGYELYKVETDLSVWLLGYPRRLLLRKQLK; from the coding sequence ATGCAAAAACAGTCGATCGAGAAAGCCGGGTTCAATATCCGCAATTTACGCCCCAGTGATATTGCTAGCCTATCGAAAATATTGGCTAGTAGTTTTTATTTAGAACCAAATCGAGCCAATGGCTTTGCCCCTGTGGTGCGATGGCTTTATCCCTTTATTTGTTGGGGCATTGCCGCCGATTTATTGAGCCGTTTATCTGATTATAAATTTCGCCATGTTTGCCTAGTTGCCACTTGCGCAGGTTATTCTGAACGCGACGATCGCAGTCCAGTAGTAGATCATGAGCGATCTAAGCCCCAAGATTGCGCTAACTATGCGCCACCAAACTACAAGCCTCATCAACCATCCTACTATCCAAATCTCAACCAGAAACTTACCCACAACTTAAATACCAACTTTGCGCCTTCATCTCAACTCTGGCTAAGTAAATCATTCAATCAGGCTAGATCTGGTACGGATCGATCGCACCATGCCTCAACGCCAGCAAACGAGGCGATCGCCACCGTAGAATTAGGTTTACAAAAAATTTCCCTACCTGCCCACAAATTCAACCTGTTTAAGCACCAGAAGCAATATCCCTATATTTCCAACCTGGCCGTCCATCCAGGATGGCGGCGGCGGGGCATGGCTCAAGCACTACTGCGATCTACCGAACAATTTGCAATTCGGTGGGGACACCGCCAGATTTTTTTGCATGTCTTAGAAAACAATTTACCAGCGCGATCGCTCTATCATCAATTGGGCTACGAGCTTTACAAAGTTGAGACCGATCTCAGCGTGTGGTTATTGGGCTATCCACGCCGCCTACTATTACGCAAGCAACTTAAGTAA